A window of Silurus meridionalis isolate SWU-2019-XX chromosome 4, ASM1480568v1, whole genome shotgun sequence contains these coding sequences:
- the ensab gene encoding endosulfine alpha b: MSDNQDTETLSGECGETQESQDPNSNPVRTEEAKLKAKYPNLGQKPGGSDFLMKRLQKGQKYFDSGDYNMAKAKMKNKQLPAATGPEKSIVTGDHIPTPQDLPQRKSSLVTSKLVG, encoded by the exons ATGTCAGATAACCAGGATACCGAGACGTTATCGGGAGAGTGCGGTGAGACACAG GAATCTCAGGACCCTAATTCAAATCCTGTGAGAACAGAGGAGGCCAAATTGAAAGCGAAGTATCCTAATTTGGGCCAGAAGCCAGGAGGATCAGATTTTTTGATGAAAAGACTTCAGAAAGGA caAAAGTACTTTGATTCAGGTGATTACAACATGGCCAAGGCAAAGATGAAGAATAAGCAACTACCAGCAGCAACTGGTCCAGAAAAGAGCATCGTCACCGGTGATCACATTCCAACTCCGCAGGACTTGCCGCAAAGAAAGTCTTCCTTAGTCACAAGCAAACTGGTTGGCTAA